The Rhododendron vialii isolate Sample 1 chromosome 5a, ASM3025357v1 genome contains a region encoding:
- the LOC131325987 gene encoding cis-prenyltransferase 4, chloroplastic-like isoform X2: MHPLLSFLQPPYQNPSTNLLYSTMLSLTYFPLSPPLITSPTLSPLPPLLLRLHHRTVSRLLCSAAQNVAIDDFVGGRVEEDDVVSLPAGLRWEAMPEHVAVIMDGNRRWARTRGLPVVAGYEAGLRALKGMVELCCRWGIRVLTVFAFSSDNWLRPKVEVGFLMRLLERGMKDEVNNFMRDNIRFSCIGDTSKLPDSVKELITYAEERTKHNSGLQLIVAVSYSGKYDIVQACQSIALKVKDGVIEPEDINEFLIEQELQTNCAEMPNPDLLIRTSGELRVSNFLLWQLAYTELYFTQSHWPDFGETEFVMALRSFQQRQRRYGERDS; encoded by the exons ATGCATCCCCTGCTCTCCTTCTTACAACCACCATACCAAAACCCTAGCACTAATCTACTCTACTCTACTATGCTCTCCCTAACCtacttccctctctctcctcccctcatCACCAgtcccactctctctcctctcccacccctcctcctccgcctccaCCACCGCACCGTCTCCCGCCTCCTCTGCTCCGCCGCCCAGAATGTTGCAATAGACGATTTCGTCGGGGGAAGAGTGGAGGAAGACGACGTCGTCAGCCTGCCGGCGGGGCTGAGGTGGGAGGCGATGCCGGAACACGTGGCGGTGATCATGGACGGGAACAGGAGGTGGGCCCGGACGAGGGGGTTGCCGGTTGTGGCGGGTTACGAAGCGGGGTTGAGGGCGCTGAAGGGGATGGTGGAGCTGTGTTGCAGGTGGGGGATTAGGGTTCTTACCGTCTTCGCTTTCTCTTCTGATAACTGGCTTCGACCCAAG GTAGAAGTAGGGTTCTTGATGAGGTTACTTGAAAGAGGAATGAAGGATGAAGTAAACAATTTCATGAG GGATAATATTCGGTTTTCTTGTATCGGGGATACATCGAAGCTCCCAGATTCAGTGAAGGAACTGATAACCTATGCTGAGGAGAGGACAAAGCATAATTCAGGACTCCAATTGATTGTAGCAGTTAGCTACAGTGGCAAATATGACATTGTGCAAGCATGTCAAAGCATTGCTTTGAAAGTTAAAGATGGTGTTATTGAACCTGAAGACATTAATGAGTTTCTAATAGAGCAGGAATTGCAAACAAACTGTGCAGAGATGCCAAACCCTGATCTACTTATACGAACTAGTGGCGAGCTTAGAGTTAGCAACTTTTTGCTGTGGCAGTTGGCATATACTGAGTTGTACTTCACCCAATCGCATTGGCCTGATTTTGGAGAAACCGAATTTGTAATGGCTTTACGATCCTTTCAGCAAAGGCAGAGACGATATGGTGAGCGAGATTCTTGA
- the LOC131325987 gene encoding cis-prenyltransferase 4, chloroplastic-like isoform X1 yields the protein MHPLLSFLQPPYQNPSTNLLYSTMLSLTYFPLSPPLITSPTLSPLPPLLLRLHHRTVSRLLCSAAQNVAIDDFVGGRVEEDDVVSLPAGLRWEAMPEHVAVIMDGNRRWARTRGLPVVAGYEAGLRALKGMVELCCRWGIRVLTVFAFSSDNWLRPKVEVGFLMRLLERGMKDEVNNFMSRDNIRFSCIGDTSKLPDSVKELITYAEERTKHNSGLQLIVAVSYSGKYDIVQACQSIALKVKDGVIEPEDINEFLIEQELQTNCAEMPNPDLLIRTSGELRVSNFLLWQLAYTELYFTQSHWPDFGETEFVMALRSFQQRQRRYGERDS from the exons ATGCATCCCCTGCTCTCCTTCTTACAACCACCATACCAAAACCCTAGCACTAATCTACTCTACTCTACTATGCTCTCCCTAACCtacttccctctctctcctcccctcatCACCAgtcccactctctctcctctcccacccctcctcctccgcctccaCCACCGCACCGTCTCCCGCCTCCTCTGCTCCGCCGCCCAGAATGTTGCAATAGACGATTTCGTCGGGGGAAGAGTGGAGGAAGACGACGTCGTCAGCCTGCCGGCGGGGCTGAGGTGGGAGGCGATGCCGGAACACGTGGCGGTGATCATGGACGGGAACAGGAGGTGGGCCCGGACGAGGGGGTTGCCGGTTGTGGCGGGTTACGAAGCGGGGTTGAGGGCGCTGAAGGGGATGGTGGAGCTGTGTTGCAGGTGGGGGATTAGGGTTCTTACCGTCTTCGCTTTCTCTTCTGATAACTGGCTTCGACCCAAG GTAGAAGTAGGGTTCTTGATGAGGTTACTTGAAAGAGGAATGAAGGATGAAGTAAACAATTTCATGAG CAGGGATAATATTCGGTTTTCTTGTATCGGGGATACATCGAAGCTCCCAGATTCAGTGAAGGAACTGATAACCTATGCTGAGGAGAGGACAAAGCATAATTCAGGACTCCAATTGATTGTAGCAGTTAGCTACAGTGGCAAATATGACATTGTGCAAGCATGTCAAAGCATTGCTTTGAAAGTTAAAGATGGTGTTATTGAACCTGAAGACATTAATGAGTTTCTAATAGAGCAGGAATTGCAAACAAACTGTGCAGAGATGCCAAACCCTGATCTACTTATACGAACTAGTGGCGAGCTTAGAGTTAGCAACTTTTTGCTGTGGCAGTTGGCATATACTGAGTTGTACTTCACCCAATCGCATTGGCCTGATTTTGGAGAAACCGAATTTGTAATGGCTTTACGATCCTTTCAGCAAAGGCAGAGACGATATGGTGAGCGAGATTCTTGA